The nucleotide window CTCCTCCAGGGTGAAGTGGAAGAGGCCCGCATTCTTCACATCCCCCTTGATATTGCCCATCCGTATCCGGTCCCCGACCTCAAAGAGGCGGGAGACACGGATGAGGAAGAAGCCGAAGAAGCTGGCAATATACTTCTGGAGGGCCAGGGCCATGCTCACCGCCACCACCGTGACATAGATAGCGGTGTTGGGGGAGGAGAGGAGCCACGCCACTAGGACACCCCCCAGGACAAGGAGGAGGATGGCGATGATAGAGGTAGCTCTCATCCCGCCCCCCTCAGTTGGAGGAGCTGGTCCCGAAAATCGGCCACCACCTGGGCGAAGCGCTGGCCCTCGGTGGCGGAGACCCACTCCAGCCTGAGCCTTTCCTTCTCTATCCCCAGGAAGTCCAGCAGGGAGCGGAGGACGGCGAAGCGGCGCCGTGTGAAGTAGTTCCCCTGGACATAGTGGCAGTCCCCCGGGTGGCAGCCGGAGATGAGCACCCCGTCCGCCCCCATGGCAAAGGCCTTGGCCACCAGGATGGGGTCCACCCGGCCCGAGCAGGGGACCCGGATGATGCGGATGCTGGCGGGGTAGCATATCCGGCTGGTGCCCGCCATGTCCGCCCCGGCATAGCTACACCAGTTGCAAAGAAAGCCCACGATGCGGGGCTCCTGGCTAAGGGGAGATTTCTGGCTCATGAGAGTAGAGCGATGACCTCCGAGAGGAGCTGCTGATGGGTGGCCCCCCTGAGATTCACCGCCGTGGGGCGGCAGGCGGCCACGCAGAGGCCACACCCCTTGCACAGCCCCTCGTTTACCTGGGCGATAAGCTTCCCATCCCGGGTCTCCTGGGGCGTGATGGCGGAGAAGGGGCAGACCTGCTGGCAGAGCATACAGCCGATGCACCTGGCGGCGTCCACCACCGCTGTCGTGGGCTCGGTGACAAGGGTATCCCGGCTGAGGAGGCCGATGGCCTTGGCCGCCGCCGCGGAGCCCATGGCCACCGCATCGGGGATATCCACAGGGGCCACGCAGGCCCCGGCCAGGAAGACGCCATCGGTATGGGTCTCCACCGGGCGCAGCTTGGGGTGGGCCATGACATAGAAGCGGTCCCGGTCGTAGCTGATGCCCAGCATCTGGGCCGTCTCCATGGCGCCAGTGGCGGGCTCTACGGCGGTGGCCAGCACCACCAGGTCAGCCTCTATCTCCACCGGCCGGCCCATGAGGGAGTCCTCCCCCTGGACCACCAGCTTCTTCCCCCGGGGATAGACCTTGGCTATCCTCCCCCGGAGGTATGTGGCCCCCGCCTGCTCCTGGGCGCGGCGGGAGAACTCCTCGTAGCCCTTGCCCGTGGCCCGGATATCTATGTAGAAGATGTAGTTCTGGACATCGTGGTCATGCTCGTGGAGCATGATGGCGTGCTTGGCCATGTACATACAGCATATCTTGGAGCAGTAGGCCTTGCCCCTCAACTCGTCCCGGGAGCCCACACAGCTTATATGGACGACCGTCTTGGGGTGGGTGCCGTCGGAGGGGCGGAGGAGCTGGCCCCCGGTGGGACCGCTGGCGTTCATCATCCTCTCCAGCTGGAGCCCGGTGATAACATCGGGATAGACCCCCCAGCCATACTCCCCATAGACGGTGGCGTCAAAGGTCTTGTACCCCGTGGCGGCCACGATAGCGCCGAACTTCTCCGTGATGACCTGGTCCTCCTGGGCCCAGTCTATGGCCTGTGGCGGACAGAGCTTCTCACAGATGCGGCACTGGGGGGGCTTCTTGCCCTGGGGGTCCTTCTCCCACTCCAGGTACTTGATGTAGCGGCAGTTGACCTGGTCAATGACAGGCTTGCTGGGCACCGCCTGGGGGAAGGGGATATAGATGGCGGAACGCTTCCCCAGGCCCATATCAAACTCTGCGGTCACCTTCTCCGGGCACTTCTGCCAACAGATGGCGCAGCTTGTGCACTTGTTGAAGTCCACCTTGGCGGCCCTTCTCCTTATCTGGACCTCAAAGTTGCCCACAAACCCTTTCACCTTCTCCACCTGGGAGTAGGTCATGAGCCGGACCTTGGGGTTCTGGGACACCTCCACCATCTTGGGGGTGAGGATACAGGCGGAGCAGTCCAGGGTGGGGAAGGTCTTGTCCAGCTGGGCCATCCTGCCGCCGATGGTTGGCTCCCTCTCCACCAGCACCACCTCGTGGCCTGCGCCGGCGATATCCAGGGCCGCCTGGATGCCGGCTATCCCCCCGCCGATGACCAGAGCCCTCTTGGTCATGCCCACTGGCTTGGGGAAGAGGGCCTCGTTCCTTGCCGCCTTGGCAACAGCCATGGCCACCAGCTCAATGGCCTTCTCGGTGGATACCGGCCGGTCCCCACCATGGACCCAGGCGCAGTGCTCCCGGATGTTGGCTATCTCCAGGAGATAGGGGTTGAGGCCCGCCTCCACCATGGCCCGGCGGAAGGTGAGCTCATGCATCCGGGGGGAGCAGGCCCCGATGACCACCCGGTTGAGGCGGTGCTTCTTGATGGCCTCCCTTACCGAGGCCTGGCCTGGCTCGCTACAGGTATACTGGTTGTCGTCCACATGGACCACCCCCGGCATCACCCTGGCCGCCTCCATTACCCGGGGGATGTCCACCGGCTCAGCGATGTTCCGCCCGCAGTGGCAGATAAAGACTCCTATCCTGGCCATATTCCTTTCCCTTTCAGCACCGGCAGGGGGCTGATGAAGTGCCTTTTCAGCATGAGGTCGCTGGGGGGAAGGCCAAGGGCCAGGCCCACCGCCTGGGTGAGGTAGAGGACGGGGAGGGGATGTTCAGTCCCCCTCTGGGCCAGGTCCAGGTTGAAATGGCACATGGGACAGCCCACCACCAGGGCCTCGGCCCCTGCCTCCTGGGCCTGGAACACGATACGGCGGGAGAGCCGGAGGAGCAGGTCCTTCTTGGCCAGGAACATGGAGGCCCCACAGCATTCGTTCTTGAAGGGCCAGGGGACGGGCTGGGCCCCCAGCCGGGCCATAATGCGGTCCATCCCCTGGGGGTTCTCCAGGTCCTCCCCAGGGACCACCCCCTGGGGGCGGGCCAGGAGACAGCCATAGTAGCAGGCCACCTTCAACCCCCCCAGCGGCCTCTTCACCGGTATCTCCTCTTCCCTCAGCGCCTCCATGGGATGGAGGACGGCAGGCATCTTCCCCAGGGGCTTGCCCAGGGCTTTTCCCACCTCCTCCTTTTTGCCCGGCCTTTCCAGCTCAAGGAGAGTGAGCTTGAGGCGGGAGTAGCACATGGCGCAGGGGACCAGCACGGGCCTCTCCATCTCCGAGGCCGCCTGAAGCTCATGGGCGGGGAGGACGAGGGCCAGGAGGTGGTCGGTGGAGTGGGCGGAGGATGCCCCACAGCAGACCCAGCCCTCTATCTCCTTCACATCCATCCCCAGCGCGGAGAAGACCGCCCTGGTGGAGACATCGTATTCGCGGGCGGTGGCGTGGAGGGAGCAGCCGGGGTAATAGGCGAAGGCCTTAGCCACCGGCCTTCCTCGCCTTCTCAAAGAGGGGACCGCTCCCCGCCGCCCTCTCCGGGATGAAAGGCACCTTCCCCCGGCGGAGCATAGCGCCGAACTCCCTCAGGTTGGTCCAGGGCCTGAGGGTCAGGAGGCCGTAGGCCCCGCCCAGGCCCAGCTCATAGGCCCTGCCCAGGGCCTCTATCTCGGCCAGGAAAAGGCGGTGGAAGAGGGCAATCTCCCTGTCCGCCGGCCTTACCCCTTCTTTGATTGCCCGGTGTCTAAGGGTCTCAATAACCCGGGCCACGTCTATCTTCATCGGGCAGCGGGAGGAGCAGGTCATGCAGAAGAGGCAGAGCCAGAGGGTGTTGCTCCCCAGGGCCTCTTCCCTCAGGCCGAGCTGCACCGCCCTCATGAGGCGGCGGGGCCCCAGGTCCATAATAGCAAACACAGGGCAACTACCGCTGCACTTGCCACACTGGATACATGAAGAAACCCTCTCACCGCTTTCGGTCTCCAACTCCCGCCGGAAATCGGGAGAGGGGATAATGACCAGGCTCTTCATATTAACCTTTGATATTCTATCATGCCCTGCCCCGATTTTCAAACCTGATATAATGGCGGTGAATTGGAGGCCAGCTTGGCCCGGTTACTGGTCCTGGCGGAAGCCAAAGAGGCGGAGAGGATGGGGGCCCTCCTTACCCCCCAGGGGCACCTGTTGACCTTCGCCTCTTCTCCTGCTGAGGCGGCGGAGAAGGCAAAACAGCGGCCCCCCGACCTCCTTATTGTGGACCTGGGCCAGGTAGGGCCGGGGTGGCTGGAGAAGGTAAGGCAGGGGCGGAAATTCCCCGTTTTGGCCCTGGTGGCCCGGGAGAAGCTTGGGGCCTTCCCTCCAGGGGTGGACGAGTTCGTGCTATCACCCTGGGCCGAGGGGGAGCTGTTGCTCCGCCTGGAACGCCAGCTGGGCCCTGCCCCCAGCCCCGATGTCATCCGTTTCGGGGACCTGAGTATGGACCTGGCCCGCTATGAGGTAACCCTGGCGGGAAAGCGTGTGGAGCTTACCTTCAAGGAATACCAGCTTCTGAAGTTCCTGGCCAGCCACCCCGGGAGGGTCTTCACCCGGGAGGCTCTCCTCACCCAGCTCTGGGACTATGACTACTTCGGCGGGGAGAGGACGGTGGATGTCCACATCCGCCGCCTGAGGAGCAAGATAGAAGACCAGGCCCACACCTTTATCGAGACGGTAAGAGGGGTGGGCTACCGCTTCCAGCCGGGAAGACAACTGTAACTCAAGATTAACCCACCCTTAACACAACGGTAACATTCCCCCTGTATTCTGATTCTTAAAATCTTCCTCTTGGAGGCTTTGATGCCAGAGGTGAATTCGGGGGATACTGCCTGGGTCCTGGCCTCGGCGGCCCTGGTGCTCCTGATGACCCCGGGGCTGGCCCTCTTCTATGGGGGGATGGTGAGGAAGAAGAATGTGGTGGGCACCCTCATGCAGAGCTTCATCGTCATTGCCCTTATCAGCGTCCAGTGGGTGCTCTGGGGCTACAGCCTGGCCTTTGGCCCGGGGAGGGCTGGTCTTATCGGGGGGCTGTCGTGGGTGGGGCTCGGGGGGGTGGGGTTGGAGCCCAATCCCGCTTATGCCCCCACCATCCCTCACCAGGCCTTCATGGTCTTCCAGGCCATGTTCGCTGTCATCACCCCCGCCCTGATTACCGGGGCCTTTGCCGAGAGGATGAAGTTCAAGAGCTTCCTGGTCTTCATCCTCCTCTGGGCCACCCTGGTCTATGACCCCGTAGCCTTCTGGGTATGGAACCCGGAGGGCTGGCTGCGCAAGCTGGGGGCCCTGGACTTCGCCGGGGGGACGGTGGTCCATATCAGCTCCGGGGTCTCCGCCCTGGCAGCAGCGGTGGTGCTGGGGAGGAGGTTGGGCTATGGCCGGGAGCCTATGGAAGCACACAATATCAGCATGTCAGTGCTGGGGGCCGGCCGTCTCTGGCTTGGCTGGTTTGGCTTCAACGCCGGCAGCGCCCTGGGGGCAGGGGCACTGGCCACCAGCGCCTTTGTGGTCACCAATACCGCCGCCGCCGCCGCCACCCTGGCCTGGCTCTTCACCAGCTGGGCCATGACGGGCAAGGCCAGCCTCCTGGGGGCGGCATCGGGGGCGGTGGTGGGGCTGGTGGCTATCACCCCGGCCTCGGGCTATGTGGGCCCCCTGGCGGCCATCGCTATCGGCGCGGGGGCGGGGGTCCTGTGCTACCTGGCGGTCCGCTTGAGGAACCGGCGCAATGTGGATGATTCTCTGGATGTCTGGGCCTGCCACGGCATCGGCGGCACCTGGGGGGCCCTGGCCACCGGGCTCTTTGCCACCACCGCCATCAACTCAGCGGGGGCCAACGGCCTCTTCTATGGCAACCCCGGGCAGCTAGGTATCCAGGCCCTGGCGGTGGCCATCGTCTGGGCCTACGCCTTCGTCATGACCTGGGTCATCCTCAAGGTCCTGGACACCATCATGGGGGTGAGGGTGAGCCCGGTGGAGGAGCTGATAGGGCTGGACCTCTCACAGCACAGTGAGGCAGGCTACCGGCTGTAGGAGAGAGATGAAAAAGATAGAGGCCATCATCCGCAGCGAGAAGTTCGGCGAGGTGAAAAGCGCCCTGGAGAGGGCGGGGGTTATTGGCATGAACATGGTGGAGGTGCAGGGGCGGGGGAGGCAGAAGGGCCTCGTCCGCATGTGGCGGGGCGTCGCCCAGGGGGTGGACCTGCTCCCAAAGATGAAAGTGGAGTTGGTGGTGAATGATGAGGAGGTGGAGAAGGTGGTCCAGGCCATCCTCAAGGCCGCCTGGACAGGGAACATTGGCGACGGGAAAATCTTCGTCCTCCCGGTGGAAGAGGTTATCCGGGTGAGGACGGGTGAAAGGGGGAAAGATGCCATTTGAACTCAGGCTGAGGAGAAACCTGGACTATCACGAAGGTACCCCGGAACCCAAGTATTTCTTTGTCTTTGAGCTGGAACTGGGGGAGGTCATTGGCCGGCCCGTCTCCAGCCGCCTTCCGGTCTTCTGGCGGCCCAATGATACCCCCCATCCCCTTCTCAAGGAAATATACTGGGTGGATGTAGCCGGGGTGAGGGTGGAGAAAGGTAACCTGGCCGCCCTGGAAAAGGCTGTTCCCCAGGCGGTGCAGGGGCTTCTGGACTTCGGCACCATCCCCTACTATTATATCTCACTCCCCGGGGGGGAACGCCTGCCTGTTTTCCTCAAGGAGGGAAAGCTGCGCCTCCGCGAGCCCTCCCTTGAAGGGCAGGACATCGGCCAGCTCTGGCACCGCCTCGGAGACCGCCTCCTCCAGCAGAAAAAGGTCCGGGCCAAAGAGGAGGTGGAGGTGAGCCTCCTCCTGTGGAAGGAGCTGAAGGTCTTCACCACGGCCTTCGTCTTTGTTGATGGCGGGGCCTTTGTCCCCCTCTTCTGGCACGGCAAGGAGGAGCTGAACTATGACATCATCGGGCAGCCCCCACGCTTTCTCTCCCTGGAGAGGGCCTTTCAGCTACGCCGGGAGGTGGCGCAGGACCTGGTGGCAAAGCACCAGCTCTCTTCTATCTATGAGCTAAAGATGGAGCAGGTGCCGGACGAGGTGTGGGAGGTGCTCAGGAAGAAGGCCCGGCCCACCGACCGGGTCCTGAGCTACGAGGACGAGGGGGGCCGGAAGGAGATACCCATCTATGAGGTAGAAGGGGAGGTCTTTGCTGCCCGCAGGATGAGCCGCCTGGGCGTCCTCTTCGCTCCTAATATAGATGAGCTGGCCCAGCGGGTCAGCGCCGACCTGGCCCGCCGGGGCAACATCCCCAGCGCCTCCCTCCTTAGCGTGGACAGGTCTAAGAAGTAAAGGAGAAAGAGATGGTTCTGAAGACAATTAAGACGTCTGCTGAGGTCCTGGATCTCGTCCGGGAGAAGAAGCTGGAGATAGTGGACCTGAAGTTCACTGACCTCCCGGGTACCCTCCAGCACTTTTCCATCCCTGCGGGGGAGCTGGACGAGAGTATTTTCCGGGATGGTATCGGCTTTGACGGCTCCAGCATCCGGGGTTTCCAGGCAATCCACGAGAGCGATATGCTGCTGGTGCCGGACCCCACCACCGCCCATGTGGATGCCATCTGCCGGGTGCCCACCCTCTCCCTTGTCTGCGATGTCCGCGACCCCATTACGCGGGAGAAGTACTGGCGGGACCCCAGGTATATCGCCCAGAAGGCCGAGGCCCACCTCCTTTCCACCGGCCTGGCCGACACTGCCTATTTTGGCCCCGAGGCGGAGTTCTTCATCTTTGATAGTGTCCGCTTTGACCAGAACCAGCACTCGGGCTACTACTTCATCGACTCCGAGGAGGGCATCTGGAACTCGGGCAAAGAAGACCGGGCCAACCTGGGCTACCGCCCCCGCTATAAGGAGGGCTACTTCCCCACCGCCCCGACCGACAGCCTCCAGGACCTCCGCTCCGAAGCCGTGCTGAAGATGATTCAGGCGGGTATTGACATTGAGGTCCACCATCACGAGGTGGCTACGGCGGGGCAGGGGGAGATAGACATGCGCTTCCAGAGCCTCACCAGGATGGCGGACCAGGTCCTGCTCTACAAGTATATCCTGAAGAATGTGGCCCGGGCCCACAACAAGACAGTGACCTTCATGCCCAAGCCCCTTTTCGGGGACAATGGCTCGGGGATGCACGTCCATATAAGCCTGTGGAAGGGTGGGACCAACCTCTTCTTCGACCCCGAAGGCTATGCCCAGCTCAGCATTACCGGCATGCACTTCATCGGGGGGCTTCTGGCCCACTCCCCTGCCCTCCTGGCCTTCTGTGCCCCCACCACCAACTCCTACCGCCGGCTGGTGCCCGGCTATGAGGCCCCGGTGAACCTGGTCTACTCCCAGCGTAATCGCTCGGCGGCTGTGCGCATCCCGGTCTACTCCCTCAGCCCCCGGACCAAGAGGGTTGAATTCCGTCCCCCCGACCCCTCCTGCAACCCCTACCTGGCCTTCCCCGCCCTCCTCATGGCGGGGCTGGATGGCATAAAAAAGGAGATGGACCCGGGCTTCCCCATGGATGTGGATATCTACGAGCTGGAGCCGGAGAAGGCCAAGAAGATAAAGACCGTTCCCGGGAGCCTGGAGGAAACACTGGAGGCCCTCGAAAAGGACCACGAGTTTCTCCTCCAGGGCGGGGTCTTCACCACAGACCTGATAGAGACCTGGATAAAATACAAGAGAGAGAAGGAGCTGGACCCCGTCCGCCTCCGCCCCCATCCCTACGAGTTCTGCCTCTACTTTGACGTCTAGGCCCCGCTGAAGGACTTCCACCCCCGCCCCCTCAAAGGGGGGCGGGGGTCTTTCTGCTATAATCCCCCCCGGAGGTCAGAAAGAATAGCTATGGTCCGTGAGCTGGAAGTCGCATACCCGTCCCAGTATGAATCCGAAGCCCTTTTGAAGGACGGCTCAATAATCAGGCTCAGGCCCATCAGGAGGGATGACTGCGAGCGATGGCTGGCCCTTGTGTCCAGGCTCAGCCTCCGCGCCAGGTACTTGCGGTTCAGCCGCGGGCCCAAGGAGATGACCCCTGACGATGCCCTCCGCTTCTGCACCGTGGACTACAAGAGCACCTTTGCCATCGTGGCCGAGGTGCGCAGGGAGCAGGGCGAGGAGATAGTAGGGCTCGGTCGCTACTACCGCCTGCCCGACAAGCCCTCCGCCGAGGTGGCCTTTGCCGTCGAGGAGGACTACCAGGGAAGGGGCATTGGCACCCGCCTCATGGAGGCGCTGGTCAAGGCGGCCCTGGAAAACGGCATTACCACGTTTGAAGCCGAAGTGCTGGTGGAAAACCAGGAGATGATGACGATTTTCCAGAGCTACGGCTTCCATGTTACCAGCGAGCTTGAAGCCGGTGTCTATCACGTGGCTTTCCCCATAGCTCCGACCAGGAGGGCTATGAAGAAAGAGGAGGAAAGGGAGCGCATGGCAACACTGGCCTCCCTTCGCCCTATCCTTCTCCCCCGCTCAGTGGCGGTGATAGGGGCTTCCCGGCAGCCGGGCACCATCGGGTATCTGCTTCTGCAGTGCCTCATTGAGAATCGCTTTTCCGGGGTCGTTTACCCGGTGAACCCCAACGCCGAAGCCGTAATGTCCGTGAAGGCCTACCCCTCCGTCCTTGAAGTGCCCGGAGATGTGGACCTAGCGGTTATCGCTGTGCCCGCCCCCATCGTGGCCAGGGTGGCGGGCGAATGCGGGCGCAAGGGGGTGCGCGCCATGGTTGTTATCTCCGACGGGTTCAAGGAACGGGGGCCCGAAGGGGCGGCCCGGGAGGAGGAGCTGCGGGATATCGCCCTGGGCTACGGCATGCGGCTGGTTGGCCCCAACTGTATGGGGGTCTTGAACACCGACCCAGCAATAGGGCTAAACGCCACCTTTTCTCAGGTCTATCCGCCCCAGGGCAATGTGGCCTTTCTCACTCAGAGCGGCGCCCTGGGGCTGGCCATCCTGGAATATGCAAGGAACCTTAACATAGGCATCTCCAGCTTTATCAGTGTGGGTAACCGCGCCGATGTCTCCTCCAACGACCTCCTTCAATACTGGGAGCAGGACCCGGCCACAAGGGTTGTCCTGCTCTATCTGGAGTCCTTTGGAAACCCGCGCAAGTTTGGCCGTATTGCCAGGAGGGTGTCTGCCGCCAAGCCGATAGTGGCCGTGAAGGGGGGAAGCACCCCGGCAGGCTCTCGTGCGGCCATGTCCCATACGGGGGCCCTGGCTACCTCAGATGTAGCCTCAGATGCCCTCTTCCGCCAGAGCGGCCTCATCAGGGTGAACACATTGGAACAGCTCTTTGACGTGGCCACCCTCCTCTCAACACAGCCGGTACCCAGAGGCAGAAAGGTGGTCATAGTGACCAACGGAGGAGGCCCGGGCATACTGGCCGCTGACGCCTGCGACAACCGCGGCCTACTGCTGCCCGAGTTTTCCCCTGAAACCGTTGGGAGATTGAAATCGGTTATCAAGCGGGATATCACGGTTCACAACCCCCTGGACCTGACTGCGGGTGCCAGCGAAGAAGAGTTCGCGGAGACCTTGAAGGTCCTGGCCGCTGACCCGGGAAACGATGCTGTCATCCTGATATTTGTGCCGCCTGTAATCGTGTCTCTGGAAGCTATAGAGACGGCTGTAGGGCCGGTGGCCACCGTCTTCCAGCGGCACCAGAAGCCCCTCCTGGCCTGCTTCATGGGCCAGCGGGGCTTCAGCAGGAAGCTGGGGTATAAGGACAAATTCGTCCCCTGCTATCCATTCCCCGAGGATGCCGTCTCGGCCCTGGCTGAGACCGCGGAGTACGGCGAATGGCGTAGGAAGCCGAAGGGAAGCATCCCCAAAATCCGCGGCATCAAGCGGGAAAGGGCTCGCCGGATAATAGAAGGGGCGATGACCCGGACTGCGGAGAGGCCCTTATGGCTGGGACCGCAGGAAATGGCCGAGCTCCTCCATTGCTACGGCATCCACCTGGCTGAGACGCTTGTGGCCAGGATGGACGCTGAGGCCGCTGCCCTCGCCTCCCGTACAGGCTTCCCCGTCGCTGTCAAGCTGGTCTCATCCACCATTACGCACAAGACCGATGTGGGCGGTGTGGTCCTGGGGCTCAAATCAGAAAAAGAAGTGGAGAAAGCGTTTAACGATATCAGGGACAGTCTGGCCCGGCTGGGCCGTGAGCGTGAGATGGAAGGGGTCGCTGTCCAGCGTATGGTGGAAGGGGGAATAGAGACCATTGTCGGTGTAACGCAGGACCCCTCCTTCGGGCCTCTGGTGATGCTTGGCCTGGGGGGAGTGTATACAGAACTGTTCAAAGATGTGGTTTTCAGGCTCCACCCCCTCACTGACCTGGATGCCGGGGAGCTGGTGGGCTCCATCAGAATGGCGAAGCTGTTTGAAGGTTTCAGGGGTGCCCCGCCGGCTGATACCCCGGCGCTGGAGGACCTCTTGCTCCGGCTCTCGGCCCTCATTGAAGATGTGCCCCAGATTGCTGAGTTGGACTTCAATCCGGTGAAAGTGATGCCGAAAGGGGAAGGCTACTGGGTGATAGACGCCAGGGTCATGGTGAAGTAAAGAGCGGGCCACGGCGACCCCTTGGCCGAATTCGTTCACAAAACTGTGACGCTCCATTCGTTGACAGATTGGCCAATCTGGGTTATAATAGAGTATATTCGGGTATAAGAATTTTGTTTCATTGGAAGGTGGGCTGGAATGCTGAAGGGTAGGAAGAGCAAAATCGTGCCCGCCCGGGTTGTCTGGCTTCTTGTGAGCGGACTTATTCTACTTGTTTTGCTGACGGGCTGTCTCGTGCCTGTGACCAATACCCCGACGCCGCTTCCCCCGCCGGTTACTGTGGACCTCTCAAGCAAGACTGATAGCCAGGGAGTCCTACTGGAAACCGTCCGAATAACCTCCTCTGACGGCCGGTTGACGTCAACGCTGCCGAAAGGTTCGAGGCTCCTGGACGGCAAAGGCCGGCCCGTCAAATCTCTGACCCTTACCCCCTACCGGCCACCGGAGTCGAATTACGGTGTGGTGGCCGGCCTGGCCTACAAGTGGGATGACGTGGCCCTCTGGGGAAGCGTGTACCCCACCGGCAATGTTACCATTAGCTATGACCCGCCACCTGCTAACCCCAGAATCAACGCCAATAAGCCCGACATTGCAGTTTGGTGGGACGAGAAGAACCTGTGGGCCATGCGCACGCGCCCCTCCACTGCTGACCCCGCCACTCAGACCATTTCGGGGCCTCACGTGAGGTTCCATCCCTGGGTCGTCATCTACTGGTACGCGGACATTACCCCTCCCGTCATCGTGCCGCCTCCCGCCCCGACGCCGCAAGCCGGTTAGCCATTTGAAGGAGGGAAGATGAAAACTAGACATCCACAGCTCATCAAACTGATGGTGGCCGTGGCGCTGGTAGCGGCGCTGGCCCCTGTCATGGCCGCCCCAGTCCTGGCATGCAGCGAGCCGATCATCGAATTCTACCCGCAGTCAGGTCCGGTGGGCACTGAGGTCTCCGTCTACTACTGGAGTGGCCAGGGCCATGTCGCTGAATACGGCATTCCCGGCATATGGGAGAACAGCACCATTTTTGGGGGCATTCGTGTCTCCCACATTAGGGGGGAGATGCCAGACGGCGAGTTTAGTTTCACCGTCCCCGACGTGCCGCCTGGGGATTATGCGTTCCAAGTCCACGACCCTTATGGCCATATAGCCCTAGTCATTGAGGGCGACGGCGTTTCACGCTTCACCGTGACGGAGGGCCCGGTAATCCATAACCCTTCCACGATTGTCGGCCATACTCTGGAGAGGCTTAACGGCAAGTATTCTCGCGTATGGGGCTATGACACCGCCGACCAGACCTGGAAAGTCTATGACTCGTCAAAACCCGCCCAGCGCACCAACGATCTTCGGGTCCTGGAGAGATGGCAGACTATCTGGATTGAGACCACAGAGGATGATGTCGTCCTTAACTGGCGGGGTACCCTCTACTTCCTGGGAAAGGGGTGGAACCTCATCACCGCCCTGGGGGACACTTATGGCATCGGCGATGTCATGACGGTCTCACCGGGGAACGAAGACAACAGGTAGCGGTTACTAGGACCCGGACGGGTGGCGGCAATGGTATGAAAGGCACCACCCCAGGGCAAGCTATTTAAGTGATGAGGAATTCAAGACTAGGTGGACTATCTCATTGCCAACTTCACTCCCAACAGGCCCATTCCGCAAGTCCCAGCGGAGCTAATCCAATGATGAGACCGTTCAAGGAGGTGTCAATGCTACGGCGATGGCTTCGCACCCTAGTGCTCGCCAGCGTGCTTCTGCTAGCAGCTTGTACCTCTGGCCGAGAGGCCAAGACCACAACCCCCGCACCAACCCGGACTTCAACTCTCACCCTGGTGCCGACTGCCACTCCTACCAGGACACCAACACCTACTCCTATGCCCACACCAACATCCACACCTATGCCGACACCCACCC belongs to Chloroflexota bacterium and includes:
- a CDS encoding CoB--CoM heterodisulfide reductase iron-sulfur subunit B family protein, with the protein product MAKAFAYYPGCSLHATAREYDVSTRAVFSALGMDVKEIEGWVCCGASSAHSTDHLLALVLPAHELQAASEMERPVLVPCAMCYSRLKLTLLELERPGKKEEVGKALGKPLGKMPAVLHPMEALREEEIPVKRPLGGLKVACYYGCLLARPQGVVPGEDLENPQGMDRIMARLGAQPVPWPFKNECCGASMFLAKKDLLLRLSRRIVFQAQEAGAEALVVGCPMCHFNLDLAQRGTEHPLPVLYLTQAVGLALGLPPSDLMLKRHFISPLPVLKGKGIWPG
- a CDS encoding P-II family nitrogen regulator, whose product is MKKIEAIIRSEKFGEVKSALERAGVIGMNMVEVQGRGRQKGLVRMWRGVAQGVDLLPKMKVELVVNDEEVEKVVQAILKAAWTGNIGDGKIFVLPVEEVIRVRTGERGKDAI
- a CDS encoding ammonium transporter, producing the protein MNSGDTAWVLASAALVLLMTPGLALFYGGMVRKKNVVGTLMQSFIVIALISVQWVLWGYSLAFGPGRAGLIGGLSWVGLGGVGLEPNPAYAPTIPHQAFMVFQAMFAVITPALITGAFAERMKFKSFLVFILLWATLVYDPVAFWVWNPEGWLRKLGALDFAGGTVVHISSGVSALAAAVVLGRRLGYGREPMEAHNISMSVLGAGRLWLGWFGFNAGSALGAGALATSAFVVTNTAAAAATLAWLFTSWAMTGKASLLGAASGAVVGLVAITPASGYVGPLAAIAIGAGAGVLCYLAVRLRNRRNVDDSLDVWACHGIGGTWGALATGLFATTAINSAGANGLFYGNPGQLGIQALAVAIVWAYAFVMTWVILKVLDTIMGVRVSPVEELIGLDLSQHSEAGYRL
- a CDS encoding 4Fe-4S dicluster domain-containing protein, with translation MKSLVIIPSPDFRRELETESGERVSSCIQCGKCSGSCPVFAIMDLGPRRLMRAVQLGLREEALGSNTLWLCLFCMTCSSRCPMKIDVARVIETLRHRAIKEGVRPADREIALFHRLFLAEIEALGRAYELGLGGAYGLLTLRPWTNLREFGAMLRRGKVPFIPERAAGSGPLFEKARKAGG
- a CDS encoding CoB--CoM heterodisulfide reductase iron-sulfur subunit A family protein; this encodes MARIGVFICHCGRNIAEPVDIPRVMEAARVMPGVVHVDDNQYTCSEPGQASVREAIKKHRLNRVVIGACSPRMHELTFRRAMVEAGLNPYLLEIANIREHCAWVHGGDRPVSTEKAIELVAMAVAKAARNEALFPKPVGMTKRALVIGGGIAGIQAALDIAGAGHEVVLVEREPTIGGRMAQLDKTFPTLDCSACILTPKMVEVSQNPKVRLMTYSQVEKVKGFVGNFEVQIRRRAAKVDFNKCTSCAICWQKCPEKVTAEFDMGLGKRSAIYIPFPQAVPSKPVIDQVNCRYIKYLEWEKDPQGKKPPQCRICEKLCPPQAIDWAQEDQVITEKFGAIVAATGYKTFDATVYGEYGWGVYPDVITGLQLERMMNASGPTGGQLLRPSDGTHPKTVVHISCVGSRDELRGKAYCSKICCMYMAKHAIMLHEHDHDVQNYIFYIDIRATGKGYEEFSRRAQEQAGATYLRGRIAKVYPRGKKLVVQGEDSLMGRPVEIEADLVVLATAVEPATGAMETAQMLGISYDRDRFYVMAHPKLRPVETHTDGVFLAGACVAPVDIPDAVAMGSAAAAKAIGLLSRDTLVTEPTTAVVDAARCIGCMLCQQVCPFSAITPQETRDGKLIAQVNEGLCKGCGLCVAACRPTAVNLRGATHQQLLSEVIALLS
- a CDS encoding response regulator transcription factor, producing MGALLTPQGHLLTFASSPAEAAEKAKQRPPDLLIVDLGQVGPGWLEKVRQGRKFPVLALVAREKLGAFPPGVDEFVLSPWAEGELLLRLERQLGPAPSPDVIRFGDLSMDLARYEVTLAGKRVELTFKEYQLLKFLASHPGRVFTREALLTQLWDYDYFGGERTVDVHIRRLRSKIEDQAHTFIETVRGVGYRFQPGRQL
- a CDS encoding hydrogenase iron-sulfur subunit — translated: MSQKSPLSQEPRIVGFLCNWCSYAGADMAGTSRICYPASIRIIRVPCSGRVDPILVAKAFAMGADGVLISGCHPGDCHYVQGNYFTRRRFAVLRSLLDFLGIEKERLRLEWVSATEGQRFAQVVADFRDQLLQLRGAG